From a region of the Janthinobacterium sp. 61 genome:
- the fliI gene encoding flagellar protein export ATPase FliI has translation MQISGRVTRVAGLVMEAVGLRLAVGAACTVPLPNGGRVEAEVVGFEGERLFLMPQSDVEGIVPGTRVFSVEPAIPRPGSVAHPRRRPSDRARHLPVGPQLLGRVLDGAGRPLDQLGPLHTTDSAPINVRPANPLGRAPIVATLDVGVRSINAMLTVGRGQRMGLFAGSGVGKSVLLGMMARYTEADVIVVGLIGERGREVKEFIEQILGPEGLARSVVVAAPADTPPLMRLQGAAYATAIAEYFRDQGQNVLLIMDSLTRYAMAQREIALAIGEPPATKGYPPSVFAKLPVLVERAGNGEEGGGSITAFYTVLTEGDDQQDPIADSARAILDGHIVLNRRLAEAGHYPAIDIEQSISRAAHSITTHEHQQQARKLKQLYSRYERSRDLISVGAYSAGTDPVLDQAIALHEKIEAFLQQQITERVSMDESLGQLTALFD, from the coding sequence ATGCAAATTTCGGGGCGAGTCACGCGCGTGGCCGGCCTGGTGATGGAAGCCGTGGGCCTGCGCCTGGCCGTGGGCGCCGCCTGCACTGTGCCACTGCCCAATGGCGGCCGGGTCGAGGCGGAAGTGGTGGGCTTTGAAGGCGAGCGCCTGTTTTTGATGCCGCAAAGCGACGTCGAGGGCATCGTGCCCGGCACGCGCGTGTTTTCCGTCGAACCGGCCATTCCACGCCCAGGCAGCGTGGCACACCCGCGACGCCGCCCCAGCGACCGCGCGCGCCACTTGCCCGTGGGACCGCAACTGCTGGGCCGCGTGCTCGATGGCGCAGGACGGCCGCTTGATCAGCTGGGCCCGCTGCATACGACCGATAGCGCTCCCATCAATGTACGCCCCGCCAACCCTCTGGGCCGCGCACCCATCGTGGCCACGCTGGACGTGGGCGTGCGCTCGATCAATGCCATGCTGACCGTGGGCCGTGGCCAGCGCATGGGCCTGTTCGCTGGTTCCGGCGTAGGTAAAAGCGTGCTGCTGGGCATGATGGCCCGCTACACGGAAGCGGACGTGATCGTCGTCGGCCTGATCGGCGAACGGGGACGCGAGGTGAAGGAATTCATCGAGCAAATTCTCGGCCCCGAAGGCTTGGCCCGCTCCGTCGTCGTGGCCGCGCCGGCCGACACGCCGCCCCTGATGCGCCTGCAAGGGGCCGCGTATGCGACGGCCATTGCCGAGTATTTCCGCGACCAGGGGCAAAACGTGCTGTTGATCATGGATTCGCTGACCCGCTACGCCATGGCGCAGCGCGAAATCGCCCTGGCCATCGGCGAACCGCCAGCCACCAAGGGTTATCCGCCGTCCGTCTTCGCCAAGCTGCCCGTGCTGGTGGAACGGGCCGGCAATGGCGAGGAAGGCGGCGGCTCGATCACGGCCTTCTACACCGTGCTGACCGAGGGCGACGACCAGCAGGACCCGATCGCCGACTCCGCGCGCGCGATTCTCGATGGCCACATCGTGCTGAACCGCCGCCTGGCCGAGGCGGGCCACTACCCGGCCATCGACATCGAGCAATCGATTTCACGCGCTGCCCACTCGATCACCACGCATGAACACCAGCAACAGGCGCGCAAACTCAAGCAACTGTATTCGCGCTATGAACGCAGCCGCGACCTGATCAGCGTGGGCGCCTACAGCGCCGGCACCGATCCCGTGCTGGACCAGGCCATCGCGCTGCATGAAAAAATCGAGGCGTTTTTGCAACAGCAAATCACGGAGCGGGTCAGCATGGACGAGAGCTTGGGGCAACTTACCGCTCTATTCGACTGA
- the fliJ gene encoding flagellar export protein FliJ, with protein MASPSQLATLIDLAQRETDDCAKRLGAALKALDDCRQKLEMLSGYRDDYAKRFEASMSNGITPMAYRNFQAFMVKLDSAILGQQQVVNHAQARSDNEKQHWQNAERKRMSYTTLNNRAQEQALKLENKRDQKAMDEHAARQAYYKR; from the coding sequence ATGGCTTCTCCTTCCCAACTTGCAACCCTGATTGACCTTGCCCAGCGCGAAACGGACGATTGCGCCAAGCGCCTGGGCGCGGCCCTGAAAGCGCTGGACGATTGCCGCCAAAAGCTCGAGATGCTGTCCGGCTACCGCGATGACTATGCCAAGCGCTTCGAGGCGAGCATGAGCAACGGCATTACGCCCATGGCCTACCGCAATTTCCAGGCCTTCATGGTCAAGCTCGACAGCGCCATCCTGGGCCAGCAGCAAGTGGTCAACCACGCGCAGGCACGCAGCGACAATGAAAAACAGCACTGGCAGAACGCCGAACGCAAGCGCATGTCGTACACCACCCTGAACAACCGGGCACAGGAACAGGCGCTGAAGCTGGAAAACAAGCGCGACCAGAAAGCAATGGATGAGCACGCGGCGCGACAAGCCTATTACAAACGCTAA
- a CDS encoding flagellar hook-length control protein FliK: MQTLQNPISQIVSPNATPGTANRSQPPTSGTAGDFQRTLNRQIEQRQASRNMEQAAAPAAARPASPAATQAPAQAQAKETKPAQVGTEQAATSEQPSAPASEAAAPATSDSATAEANVPAAPAATVTPPADPAAEMLALVGSIQLAIQPPAAKAVPELPARASVKADAKGVTAAPLLAAGQGSGKTAATAATAQADSADFADSLGLAQGKTATTQGNSVPTGKGEPGKLAIDAQLAATARAGTAVAEPIIKEAPADLSRLAAQLQPGALQQAAAAVAVPADKLTGRVGTPAWDQQLGQKVVWMAAGGDQSATLTLNPPDLGPVQVVLTVTNDQADAAFMSAQPEVRQALEAAMPRLREMMSEAGIAFGSATVSAGTPEQKNNGERAASGERRGNGQGGGVSGGEIAIAPATGGRSRPSLSAVDTFA, translated from the coding sequence ATGCAAACCCTGCAAAACCCGATTTCCCAGATTGTCTCGCCGAACGCCACGCCGGGCACTGCCAACCGCAGCCAGCCGCCCACCAGCGGCACGGCGGGCGACTTCCAGCGCACCCTGAACCGCCAGATCGAGCAACGCCAGGCCAGCCGCAATATGGAGCAAGCGGCAGCACCGGCGGCGGCCCGCCCCGCCAGCCCTGCCGCCACGCAAGCACCCGCCCAGGCACAGGCCAAGGAAACGAAGCCGGCGCAAGTGGGCACCGAACAGGCCGCCACCAGCGAACAGCCATCCGCGCCGGCCAGCGAAGCGGCTGCGCCCGCCACTAGCGACAGCGCCACGGCCGAGGCAAACGTGCCCGCCGCCCCCGCCGCAACAGTCACGCCGCCAGCCGATCCGGCCGCCGAGATGCTGGCCCTGGTGGGCAGCATCCAATTGGCGATCCAGCCGCCAGCCGCCAAGGCCGTGCCGGAACTGCCAGCGCGCGCCAGTGTCAAGGCCGACGCCAAGGGCGTGACAGCAGCGCCATTACTGGCAGCCGGCCAGGGCAGCGGCAAGACCGCCGCCACCGCCGCCACTGCGCAAGCCGACAGCGCCGACTTCGCCGACAGCCTGGGCCTGGCCCAGGGCAAGACGGCCACCACGCAAGGCAACAGCGTGCCGACCGGCAAGGGCGAGCCGGGCAAACTGGCCATCGACGCGCAACTGGCGGCCACCGCCAGGGCTGGCACCGCCGTGGCCGAACCGATTATCAAGGAAGCTCCTGCCGACCTGAGCCGCCTTGCGGCCCAGTTGCAGCCAGGCGCGCTGCAGCAGGCCGCCGCCGCTGTGGCCGTGCCGGCAGATAAACTGACGGGCCGGGTCGGCACGCCGGCCTGGGATCAGCAACTGGGGCAAAAGGTCGTGTGGATGGCGGCCGGTGGCGACCAGAGCGCCACCCTGACCCTGAATCCACCCGACCTGGGGCCTGTGCAAGTGGTCCTGACGGTCACCAATGACCAGGCCGATGCCGCCTTCATGTCGGCCCAGCCCGAAGTACGCCAGGCGCTGGAAGCGGCCATGCCGCGCCTGCGCGAGATGATGAGCGAAGCGGGCATCGCCTTCGGCAGCGCGACCGTCTCGGCCGGCACGCCGGAACAGAAAAACAATGGCGAGCGTGCCGCCTCGGGCGAACGCCGCGGCAATGGCCAGGGCGGCGGCGTCTCCGGTGGCGAGATCGCCATCGCGCCGGCGACAGGCGGACGCAGCCGGCCCAGCCTGAGTGCCGTGGATACCTTTGCCTGA
- the fliL gene encoding flagellar basal body-associated protein FliL has protein sequence MKADPKADAGLAPAGASKKKLLIIVLASVLVAGGIGGGAAWYFLHGKADKEESAPSKKKHAASKAGPPVFVPIDAFTVNLQPENGEQYLQIAFTLQASSPEEMDLIKVNMPKVRSRLLLLLSGKKASELNTVEGKQQLAAEIINQVNQPFEDKGPEQDVTDVLFTAFIIQ, from the coding sequence ATGAAAGCAGATCCGAAAGCAGATGCAGGCCTGGCCCCCGCCGGCGCCTCGAAAAAGAAGCTTCTGATCATCGTGCTGGCCTCGGTGCTGGTGGCTGGCGGCATCGGTGGCGGTGCCGCCTGGTACTTCCTGCATGGCAAGGCCGATAAAGAAGAATCGGCGCCCAGCAAGAAAAAACATGCCGCTTCCAAGGCAGGTCCGCCCGTCTTCGTGCCCATCGATGCCTTCACCGTCAACTTGCAGCCGGAAAATGGCGAGCAATACCTGCAAATCGCATTCACCTTGCAAGCGAGCAGCCCGGAAGAAATGGACTTGATCAAGGTCAACATGCCGAAGGTGCGTAGCCGCTTGCTGCTGCTGCTGTCCGGCAAAAAAGCATCCGAACTCAATACCGTGGAAGGCAAGCAGCAACTGGCGGCCGAAATCATCAATCAGGTGAACCAGCCGTTCGAGGACAAAGGGCCGGAGCAGGACGTGACGGACGTATTATTTACCGCATTCATCATTCAATAA
- the fliM gene encoding flagellar motor switch protein FliM gives MADNFLSQEEVDALLKGVNGDQDDAQAPEDVTGVRTYNLATQERIVRGRMPTLEIINERFARLLRVGLFNFLRRSAEVSVGSVRVSKYSEFIRNLVVPTNLNLVHMKPLRGTALMVFDPGLVFLLVDNLFGGDGRFHTRVEGRDFTQTEQRIILRILDIVFEAYTKSWEPVFPVEFEYIRSEMNTQFANIATPNEVVVASTFTVELGSVSGQIHFCMPYSMIEPIRDSLTSSLQGEALEVDKRWIRLMTQQIQIAEVELVASLGTARVSFDEILNMKVGDIIPLNIPELIAATVDGVPVMDCTYGVLNGQYALKVEKLLANTDNMNNH, from the coding sequence ATGGCCGATAATTTCCTCTCCCAGGAAGAAGTCGATGCCCTTTTGAAGGGCGTCAACGGAGACCAGGACGACGCGCAGGCGCCGGAAGATGTCACGGGAGTTCGTACCTACAACCTGGCAACCCAGGAGCGCATCGTGCGCGGCCGGATGCCAACGTTGGAAATTATCAACGAGCGTTTCGCCCGCCTGCTGCGCGTGGGCCTGTTCAACTTCTTGCGCCGCAGCGCCGAAGTGTCAGTAGGTTCTGTGCGCGTATCGAAATACAGCGAATTCATCCGCAATCTGGTGGTGCCGACCAATCTGAACCTGGTGCACATGAAGCCGCTGCGCGGCACGGCCCTGATGGTCTTCGATCCGGGCCTCGTATTCTTGCTGGTCGACAATCTGTTCGGCGGCGACGGACGTTTCCATACGCGCGTCGAAGGGCGCGATTTTACGCAGACGGAGCAGCGCATCATCTTGCGCATCCTCGACATCGTCTTTGAAGCCTATACCAAGTCGTGGGAGCCGGTCTTCCCCGTCGAGTTCGAATATATTCGTTCAGAAATGAACACGCAGTTCGCCAACATCGCCACGCCGAACGAAGTGGTGGTTGCCTCCACATTTACGGTAGAACTAGGCTCCGTTTCCGGACAAATTCACTTCTGCATGCCATATTCGATGATCGAGCCGATCCGCGATTCGCTGACCTCGAGCCTGCAGGGCGAGGCGCTGGAAGTGGACAAGCGCTGGATCCGCCTGATGACGCAGCAAATCCAGATCGCCGAAGTGGAACTGGTGGCCTCGCTGGGCACGGCGCGCGTCTCGTTCGACGAAATCCTGAACATGAAGGTGGGCGACATCATCCCGCTGAATATTCCCGAACTGATCGCCGCCACCGTCGACGGCGTGCCCGTGATGGATTGCACCTACGGCGTGTTGAACGGACAATATGCGCTGAAAGTCGAAAAGTTATTGGCAAACACCGATAACATGAACAATCACTAA
- the fliN gene encoding flagellar motor switch protein FliN, translating to MSDNQDDQSAEDDWGAAIAEQAKAEAEALQNQAANTASAASAAVFKDFSKQASKSETHNDIDFILDIPVQLTVELGRTKIAIKNLLQLAQGSVVELDGLAGEPMDVLVNGCLIAQGEVVVVNDKFGIRLTDIITPSERIRKLNK from the coding sequence ATGTCTGACAACCAAGACGACCAAAGCGCGGAAGACGATTGGGGCGCGGCCATTGCCGAGCAGGCCAAGGCGGAAGCGGAAGCGCTGCAGAACCAGGCCGCCAATACGGCCAGCGCGGCCAGTGCCGCCGTGTTCAAGGACTTTTCCAAGCAGGCGTCGAAGTCGGAAACGCATAACGATATCGATTTCATCCTCGATATCCCCGTGCAGCTGACGGTAGAGCTGGGCCGCACCAAGATTGCCATCAAGAACCTGCTGCAACTGGCGCAGGGTTCCGTGGTCGAGCTCGACGGCCTGGCCGGCGAACCGATGGACGTGCTGGTGAACGGCTGCCTGATTGCCCAGGGCGAAGTGGTGGTGGTGAATGACAAGTTTGGTATCCGCCTGACCGACATCATCACGCCTTCCGAACGCATCCGAAAATTGAATAAATGA
- the fliO gene encoding flagellar biosynthetic protein FliO, producing the protein MKPGLLISTLLPLMAACSIALAAPASAPVPASAPAETAAASAPAEVATEKPAAAAASAPAAALPAMPAGAPMTMAPTSSAGSLLQTIFALVFVLALLIGLAWFMKRYGPKVMGGNNKMRVVSSLNLGGRERIVLVEVADQWIVVGASPGRINALATMPRQEGELPQLATAQNGPAAANFSEWLKQTIEKRNGK; encoded by the coding sequence ATGAAGCCTGGCCTGTTGATTTCCACCCTGCTGCCGCTCATGGCGGCATGCAGCATTGCGCTGGCGGCGCCAGCTTCGGCGCCCGTACCCGCTTCGGCCCCGGCTGAAACGGCAGCGGCCAGCGCACCTGCCGAAGTTGCAACTGAAAAACCCGCTGCTGCCGCTGCATCTGCGCCTGCCGCCGCCCTGCCCGCCATGCCGGCAGGCGCGCCCATGACGATGGCGCCGACGAGCTCGGCTGGAAGCTTGCTGCAAACCATCTTCGCACTGGTGTTCGTGCTGGCCTTGCTGATCGGCCTGGCCTGGTTCATGAAGCGCTATGGTCCCAAGGTCATGGGCGGCAACAACAAGATGCGCGTCGTCAGCTCGCTCAACCTGGGCGGACGCGAACGCATTGTCCTCGTCGAAGTGGCCGACCAGTGGATCGTTGTCGGTGCCTCACCCGGCCGCATCAACGCACTGGCCACCATGCCGCGCCAGGAAGGCGAGTTGCCGCAACTGGCAACGGCGCAAAACGGCCCTGCGGCCGCCAATTTTTCCGAGTGGCTGAAACAGACCATCGAAAAACGCAATGGGAAATAA
- the fliP gene encoding flagellar type III secretion system pore protein FliP (The bacterial flagellar biogenesis protein FliP forms a type III secretion system (T3SS)-type pore required for flagellar assembly.): protein MAWSNVKTPLTWLLAAAALALPLWAMAQPGIPAFNSTPAPGGGQNYSLPVQTLILMTSLTFLPAALLMMTCFTRIIIVLSLLRQAIGTQSAPPNQVLVGLALFLTLFVMGPVFDKIYTDAYLPYQENKISMQQAMDKGVDPLKTFMLKQTRQADLALFAKMSRSPALQGPEDVPLRILVPAFVTSELKTAFQIGFAIFIPFLIIDMVVASVLMSMGMMMMSPATISLPFKLMLFVLVDGWQLLLGSLSQSFY from the coding sequence ATGGCGTGGTCCAACGTAAAGACTCCCCTGACCTGGCTGCTGGCGGCGGCCGCCCTGGCCTTGCCGCTGTGGGCCATGGCCCAGCCGGGCATCCCCGCCTTCAACAGCACGCCAGCGCCGGGCGGAGGACAGAATTACTCGCTGCCGGTGCAGACGCTCATCCTGATGACGTCGCTCACCTTCTTGCCGGCGGCCCTCTTGATGATGACCTGCTTTACGCGCATCATTATCGTACTATCCCTGCTGCGCCAGGCCATCGGCACGCAATCGGCGCCGCCAAACCAGGTGCTGGTGGGGCTGGCCCTGTTTTTGACCTTGTTCGTCATGGGCCCCGTGTTCGACAAGATTTATACGGATGCCTATCTTCCTTATCAGGAAAATAAGATCAGCATGCAGCAAGCCATGGACAAGGGTGTCGATCCCCTGAAAACCTTCATGCTCAAGCAAACGCGCCAGGCTGACCTGGCCCTGTTCGCCAAGATGTCGCGCTCGCCGGCCTTGCAAGGCCCGGAAGACGTGCCGCTGCGTATCCTCGTGCCCGCCTTCGTCACGAGTGAACTGAAAACGGCGTTCCAGATCGGCTTTGCCATCTTCATCCCGTTTTTGATCATCGACATGGTGGTCGCCAGCGTACTGATGTCGATGGGTATGATGATGATGTCGCCGGCCACCATTTCGCTGCCATTCAAGCTGATGTTGTTCGTGCTGGTCGATGGCTGGCAGTTGCTGCTGGGCTCGCTGTCACAGAGTTTTTACTAG
- the fliQ gene encoding flagellar biosynthesis protein FliQ, translating into MTPESVMTLGRHAMEITLMVAAPMLLVALIIGLIVSIFQAATQINEATLSFIPKLVGIFVALVVAGPWMLSVMLDYMRQVFTGIPNLVG; encoded by the coding sequence ATGACACCCGAAAGCGTCATGACCCTGGGCCGCCACGCGATGGAAATCACCCTGATGGTGGCCGCGCCCATGCTGCTCGTCGCCCTCATCATCGGCTTGATCGTGAGTATCTTCCAGGCGGCCACGCAGATCAACGAGGCGACCCTGTCTTTCATCCCCAAGCTGGTCGGCATCTTTGTCGCGCTCGTCGTGGCCGGCCCGTGGATGCTGTCCGTCATGCTCGACTACATGCGCCAGGTATTTACGGGCATTCCGAACCTGGTGGGCTAG
- the fliR gene encoding flagellar biosynthetic protein FliR produces MLTLSSIELNTWIAALLWPLSRILGLIAAAPLFGNAAVPATVKVTLGALLAMIIAPTVPALPAVNPMSLPGLLILTQEMLVGLAMGFSIRIVFSAIEMAGELSSLTMGLGFASFFDPQTKGRSSAISQFLVMLATLMFLTVNGHLVLLAALAESFVSLPISSSPISGGGFQQLAAWGGEIFRSGLQISLPIIAALLLTNVALGILTRAAPQLNIFGIGFPVTLGVGLLVISMVLPYLATPFQNMFLRGIETARLLPRGFATRDRPPPPAPPNPLRPATPVPQPPVR; encoded by the coding sequence ATGCTGACCCTGTCCAGCATCGAACTGAACACGTGGATCGCAGCACTGCTGTGGCCGCTTAGCCGCATCCTCGGCCTGATCGCGGCCGCCCCCCTGTTCGGCAACGCTGCCGTGCCGGCCACCGTCAAGGTGACCCTGGGCGCGCTGCTGGCCATGATCATCGCCCCCACCGTACCTGCCTTGCCGGCCGTCAACCCGATGTCATTGCCCGGTTTGCTGATCCTCACGCAAGAGATGCTGGTGGGGCTGGCCATGGGCTTTTCCATCCGCATCGTGTTTTCCGCCATCGAAATGGCCGGTGAGCTCAGCAGCCTCACTATGGGTCTGGGCTTCGCCTCCTTCTTCGACCCGCAAACCAAGGGCAGGTCTTCCGCCATCAGCCAGTTCCTCGTCATGCTGGCCACGTTGATGTTTCTCACTGTCAACGGCCATCTGGTCTTGCTGGCGGCGCTGGCGGAAAGCTTTGTCAGCCTGCCCATCTCATCGAGTCCCATCAGCGGCGGCGGTTTCCAGCAGTTGGCGGCCTGGGGCGGGGAAATCTTCCGTTCGGGCCTGCAAATTTCGCTGCCCATCATCGCCGCCTTGTTGCTGACCAACGTGGCCCTGGGCATCTTGACGCGGGCCGCGCCGCAGCTGAACATTTTCGGTATCGGCTTCCCCGTCACCCTGGGCGTGGGCTTGCTGGTGATCAGCATGGTCCTGCCCTACCTGGCCACGCCCTTCCAGAACATGTTCCTGCGCGGCATAGAAACGGCGCGTTTGCTGCCGCGCGGCTTTGCCACGCGCGACCGCCCGCCACCTCCCGCGCCGCCGAACCCCTTGCGCCCGGCGACGCCGGTACCGCAGCCGCCCGTACGCTGA
- a CDS encoding MFS transporter yields the protein MNNTFRSLRIPNYRIWAGGALVSNIGTWMQRTAQDWLVLSELTQHKASAVGIVMALQFGPQLLLLPLTGMAADLLDRRKLLLCTQAAMGLLALGLGILCISGLVQLWHVYVFAFLLGCVTAFDSPVRQTFVAEIVGEEDLTNAVALNSTSFNAARMLGPAVAGLLISSVGSGWVFIINAASFAAVIGSLLLLRVELLRRAPRIKATRASLGEGFRYVRQRPDLMAILLMLFLIGTFGLNFPIFLSTMSVTAFQAGAGQYGVLSSVMACGSVAGALLAAGRGQPTLALLLGAAALFGLACALAAVMPNYWLFGMMLVVIGIAAQTFTTSVNSSVQLSTAPAMRGRVMAILLAISAGGTPLGAPVVGWVADTFGPRWALGIGALSGLAAALVGVRYLVKYHQLRLNLDLRRWRLALSSDQH from the coding sequence ATGAACAACACATTCCGTTCGCTACGCATTCCCAATTACCGTATCTGGGCCGGCGGCGCCCTCGTGTCGAATATCGGCACCTGGATGCAGCGCACGGCGCAGGATTGGCTGGTGCTGAGCGAATTGACGCAGCACAAAGCCAGTGCCGTCGGCATCGTCATGGCCTTGCAATTCGGCCCGCAACTGCTGTTGCTGCCCCTGACGGGCATGGCGGCCGACTTGCTCGACCGGAGAAAATTGCTGCTGTGCACGCAGGCAGCGATGGGCTTGCTGGCGCTGGGACTCGGGATACTGTGCATCAGCGGCCTGGTACAACTGTGGCATGTGTATGTGTTTGCCTTCCTGCTGGGATGCGTGACGGCCTTCGATTCGCCCGTGCGCCAGACTTTTGTTGCCGAAATTGTCGGCGAGGAAGACCTGACGAATGCCGTGGCGCTCAATTCCACCTCGTTCAATGCGGCGCGCATGCTGGGCCCTGCGGTAGCAGGGCTGCTGATCAGCAGCGTCGGCAGCGGTTGGGTCTTTATCATCAACGCCGCCTCGTTTGCGGCCGTGATCGGTTCACTGTTGCTGCTGCGCGTGGAGTTGCTGCGCCGCGCGCCGCGTATCAAGGCCACCCGCGCCAGCCTGGGCGAGGGCTTTCGCTACGTGCGCCAGCGGCCCGACCTGATGGCCATCCTGCTGATGCTGTTCCTGATCGGCACCTTTGGCCTGAATTTCCCGATTTTCCTCTCGACCATGTCGGTCACGGCATTCCAGGCGGGCGCCGGCCAGTATGGCGTGCTCAGTTCCGTGATGGCTTGCGGCTCCGTGGCCGGCGCCCTGCTGGCGGCGGGGCGCGGCCAGCCCACGCTGGCCTTGCTGCTGGGGGCGGCCGCGCTGTTCGGCCTGGCCTGCGCGCTGGCCGCCGTGATGCCCAATTACTGGCTGTTCGGCATGATGCTGGTGGTCATCGGCATCGCCGCGCAAACGTTTACCACCAGCGTCAATAGCAGCGTGCAACTGTCGACGGCGCCCGCCATGCGGGGCCGCGTGATGGCCATCCTGCTGGCGATCTCGGCGGGCGGCACGCCGCTGGGCGCGCCCGTGGTGGGCTGGGTGGCCGACACTTTCGGCCCGCGCTGGGCGCTGGGCATCGGCGCCCTGTCGGGCCTGGCAGCAGCCCTGGTCGGCGTGCGCTACCTGGTCAAATATCACCAGTTGCGCCTGAATCTGGATCTGCGGCGCTGGCGCCTTGCGCTCAGCAGCGACCAGCACTGA